Genomic segment of Bacteroides stercoris ATCC 43183:
AAAGTCATGTCCTCGCGGCTGTTGGCAATTTCGCCTTTCGGCATCTGGTAGTGCAGGTTAATGGAGCCTTTCTGGCTTCCCACCATTTCGTCTACAATTACGAAGTAGCTGTTGTCTACGAAGAATACGGAACGGCGGTGTTTCAGGTTCTTGTAGCTCGGATTCTCGGTAACCAATATCTGTACGTTGCCTTCCGGCTGCCACAGCTTGGTTACGGATTCGGTCTGGTCGAGATTCTTGTTGTTCAGCGTTACGGTGTTGTGTACGCAGGTCTGACGGTGCCAGTTGCGTTGTTCCATCACTTCGCCCTCGCCGGCATATACATACGAACCGGAATCGGGGAACAGGTTTTTGCCGTTGAACCAGAGTTCGAAAGTACCGTTATCCGGCTGGCAGTGCCAGAATGCTTTCGGGCCGGCCTTTACAACCATTTGCGTGGCATCCGTTCCCCAAGAGTTACGGAATACGAAGAAACCGGATTTCAGGAAACCTTTGGAGAGATATTCGGGCAGTGCGCCTTCTTTACCATCAGTTGCCAGATATTTGATGAACTGGTTCTTCGGGAACATCTTGCTCCAGTTGCGGTAGTTCTTCAGCATTTCTTTCTTATTGGTGAGTTTGGCATCGCTGAAACACGGGTTGGTGTAGTCGGGGAAAGAAACGTTGGCATAGAATACAATCATTTTCTCGATTGTATCCAGGTACTCCTGCGGGAACTCGTTGCGGAAACCGTTCAGGTCGGCAATGTTCAGTGCCTTGCAGAAAATGTTGATGGCAGCGAGGTGGTAGTGCGGGTCGAGCTCGAACTGTCCGCCGTCGTTATACACCTGTACGTTGATTTCACGGTTCATGATGTCGATACCGCTCTTTCTCCAGGCAGCAGCCTCTTTGAATTCGGGGAAGAAAGCGCCGGCGTAGATCATACGCTGTGCCTCGAACAGCAGGTGATTGCCCTGTGCAGAGTAATTGCCCAATATATGGATGGCATGTTTGTGGTAGTTTACCAGAAACTCGGTCAGGAACTCCGGGGTGAAAGAGGGAGACGGGAGGAACAGTTGGAACTGTGAGGTCTGGTCTTGCAGACGGTTGCTCACTTCCAGCGGACGCCATGCGAAACGTGCGTTTTCCACATCACCTTTCAGTTGGTTGTCACCGGTCATTTCATACTCTTTCTTGTCGACCTTCACCAACGGGTTTTTCTTGATCCAGTCGATGTACTGTTTGGTCCACTCTACGGCGTATTTCTCGTCGCCGCTTACACGATAGGCCTTGCCCATGGGAGTAAACCATTTGTGGCGGTGCAACTGCCAGCGCAGTTCGTTGTCCTTTACCGGCCAGTATCTCCAGTCGATGTCTTCACCGTAGTTGAATGACGGCTGGTAGCCTTTGTGGGCAAAGAATGTATGTTGCAGAGCCTCGTCGGCCATTTTCTGTTCGTCCTTGCCGATGGTAACCTTTTTCAGGTTTATGTCGGGAGTCTTCACGTTGGTACGTGCACGGTAGTAGTCGAGCAATGCTTTGGCTGCATCGGCATCTTTGCCTTCCTGGTGCAGGGCCTTTACTTTCTCCAGTCCGGGATAATCCAGATTGAGGAGCGAGAACACTTCGGTTTTCAATTCCTGGGCATTTGCTTTGCCAACGAAGCAGGCAAGTGCCAGCAGGACGATATATTTAAAAGTCTTATTCATAATGTTTGTTGGTTTACAGTCTGGTTATTAGAGGTTTTTGTAGCTGATACCTTTCAAGTCCATGAAGCGTTTCAGAGCTTCCAGGTAATAGTAATCCGCATAGTTCAACGGAGTGTCGATTTCCGAACCGTTAGGCAGCGAACCGGTAGAGTGCATCAGGATGAATCCCTGGTTTTCGCCGACCTTTGCCAGATAGGCGTCGCCCGACAGGCTCTTCAGGATTTTTTCTGCATAATCCAGGTATTTCTTTCCGTCGGGAACCATTGTGCTCAGCTCTATCAGGGCGGAAGCGGTTACGGAAGCGGCGGATGCGTCGCGCGGAGTCTCTTCGGTTACGGGAGCGTCGTAGTCCCAGTAAGGAATGGCATCGTCGGTCTTGACACGGTTCATAATCATGTCGGCCACTTTTACGGCGAAATTCAGGAAAGTAGTGTCTTGCGTCTCACGATAGCAGGCGGTATAGCCGTATACGGCCCATGCTTGTCCGCGTGCCCATGAAGAGTCGTCGTTCTTGCCCTGGAATGTCTGTTTCTTCTCTACCGTACCGTCGTTGTTGTAGCTTACTACGTGCCAGCAGGTATAGTCGGGGCGGAAGTGGTTGTTCATGGTAGTCATTGCGTGTTTTACGGCGATGTCTTTATAAGAGTTGTTGCCGGTTGCCTTGGCTACATTGAACAGCAAATCCAGGTTCATCATATTGTCGATGATAACGGGGAAGTTCCATGTTCCGAAGTCCCATGAACGGATAGCCGAGATGGAATCGTTGAAGCGTCCGCACAGGTTGTCGGCTGTTTCTTTCATTACGGCTGCAATGGTGTCGTTAGGAGCCAGACGCTCTGCGTTGCCGTAACTGCAATTTACCATGAAGCCCAGGTCGTGCGTACCGGTGTAGTAACGAACGGGGTTCAACAGGTTGGTATATTGGATGGCCCATGTTTTCAGTGTATCGTTGCCCGTCAGTTCGTAGGCATACCACAAAGAGCCCGGATAGAAACCGCTGGTCCAGTCATAAACGCTGCACAAACGGCGTTTTCCCAACTGGTCGGCTGTAGGCTGCGCACGGAGCGAGTCCTTGAAAGTAAGCGAGTCTCTTTCCAACTGGCGGCACAGGAAGTTCATGTCATAGCCTGTACGGATAGAACGCGGCAGC
This window contains:
- a CDS encoding DUF4995 domain-containing protein: MKKNLVLLALGALTFVSCQTQPKEDYSWIKKGLDAASAQLQLTAEEISSTNMLPRSIRTGYDMNFLCRQLERDSLTFKDSLRAQPTADQLGKRRLCSVYDWTSGFYPGSLWYAYELTGNDTLKTWAIQYTNLLNPVRYYTGTHDLGFMVNCSYGNAERLAPNDTIAAVMKETADNLCGRFNDSISAIRSWDFGTWNFPVIIDNMMNLDLLFNVAKATGNNSYKDIAVKHAMTTMNNHFRPDYTCWHVVSYNNDGTVEKKQTFQGKNDDSSWARGQAWAVYGYTACYRETQDTTFLNFAVKVADMIMNRVKTDDAIPYWDYDAPVTEETPRDASAASVTASALIELSTMVPDGKKYLDYAEKILKSLSGDAYLAKVGENQGFILMHSTGSLPNGSEIDTPLNYADYYYLEALKRFMDLKGISYKNL
- the hepC gene encoding heparin-sulfate lyase HepC gives rise to the protein MNKTFKYIVLLALACFVGKANAQELKTEVFSLLNLDYPGLEKVKALHQEGKDADAAKALLDYYRARTNVKTPDINLKKVTIGKDEQKMADEALQHTFFAHKGYQPSFNYGEDIDWRYWPVKDNELRWQLHRHKWFTPMGKAYRVSGDEKYAVEWTKQYIDWIKKNPLVKVDKKEYEMTGDNQLKGDVENARFAWRPLEVSNRLQDQTSQFQLFLPSPSFTPEFLTEFLVNYHKHAIHILGNYSAQGNHLLFEAQRMIYAGAFFPEFKEAAAWRKSGIDIMNREINVQVYNDGGQFELDPHYHLAAINIFCKALNIADLNGFRNEFPQEYLDTIEKMIVFYANVSFPDYTNPCFSDAKLTNKKEMLKNYRNWSKMFPKNQFIKYLATDGKEGALPEYLSKGFLKSGFFVFRNSWGTDATQMVVKAGPKAFWHCQPDNGTFELWFNGKNLFPDSGSYVYAGEGEVMEQRNWHRQTCVHNTVTLNNKNLDQTESVTKLWQPEGNVQILVTENPSYKNLKHRRSVFFVDNSYFVIVDEMVGSQKGSINLHYQMPKGEIANSREDMTFVTQFEEGSNMKLQCFGPEGMTMKKEPGWCSTAYRKRYKRMNVSFNVKKDSEDAVRYITVICPIKNSADAPKLSAKFKNKAFNENGLEVEVKVNGKKQSLNYKL